The following are encoded in a window of Mustela nigripes isolate SB6536 chromosome 1, MUSNIG.SB6536, whole genome shotgun sequence genomic DNA:
- the LOC132012495 gene encoding olfactory receptor 4D5 has translation MNPANHSQVTGFVLLGLSQVWELRFLFFSVFSVVYLLTVTGNLLIVAIVTSDPHLHTTMYFLLGNLSFLDFCYSTITAPRMLVDLLSGNPVISFGSCLTQLFFFHFIGGIKIFLLTVMAYDRYVAISQPLRYTLIMNRTVCGLLMVASWVGGFIHSIVQVGLTIQLPFCGPDKLDNFYCDVPQLIKLACTDTFVLELLMVSNNGLVTLMCFLVLLGSYTALLFMLRGHSWEGRSKALSTCASHIAVVTLIFVPCVYIYARPFRTFPMDKAVSVLYTMVTPMLNPAIYTLRNKEVIVAMKKLWRRQKDLLGPLEH, from the coding sequence ATGAATCCAGCAAATCATTCCCAGGTGACGGGCTTTGTCCTCCTGGGGCTCTCCCAGGTATGGGAGCTCCGGTTCcttttcttcagtgtcttctctgTTGTGTATCTTTTGACTGTGACGGGAAATCTCCTTATTGTGGCCATCGTGACCTCTGACCCACACCTCCACACAACCATGTACTTTCTCTTAGGCaatctttctttccttgacttttgCTACTCGACCATCACGGCACCTAGGATGCTGGTTGACTTGCTCTCAGGCAACCCCGTCATTTCCTTTGGCAGCTGCTTGACTCAACTCTTCTTCTTCCACTTCATTGGTGGCATCAAGATCTTCCTGCTGACTGTGATGGCGTATGACCGCTATGTTGCCATCTCCCAGCCCTTGCGCTACACGCTTATTATGAACAGGACCGTCTGTGGTCTCCTCATGGTAGCCTCCTGGGTGGGAGGCTTCATCCACTCCATTGTACAGGTTGGACTGACTATCCAGCTGCCATTCTGCGGGCCTGACAAGCTGGACAACTTTTACTGTGACGTGCCTCAGCTGATCAAATTGGCCTGCACAGATACCTTTGTATTAGAGCTTCTAATGGTGTCTAATAATGGCCTGGTGACGTTGATGTGTTTTCTGGTGCTCTTGGGATCTTACACAGCACTGTTATTCATGCTCCGAGGCCACTCATGGGAAGGCCGCAGCAAAGCCCTGTCCACCTGTGCCTCCCATATTGCTGTAGTGACCTTAATCTTTGTGCCTTGTGTCTACATCTATGCAAGGCCTTTTCGGACATTCCCTATGGACAAGGCGGTCTCTGTGCTGTACACAATGGTCACTCCCATGCTGAATCCTGCCATCTACACCCTGAGAAATAAGGAAGTGATTGTGGCGATGAAAAAGCTATGGAGGAGGCAGAAGGACCTTCTGGGTCCCCTGGAGCACTGA
- the LOC132020331 gene encoding LOW QUALITY PROTEIN: olfactory receptor 6T1 (The sequence of the model RefSeq protein was modified relative to this genomic sequence to represent the inferred CDS: inserted 1 base in 1 codon; deleted 1 base in 1 codon; substituted 1 base at 1 genomic stop codon): MSPENXTQVTGFVLLGFPRSHILQLLLVLGLMVTYSVTATGNLLIIGLSWTSRHLHTQMYFFLSNLSFLELLLVSVVVPKMLIFILTGDHSISFASCILQSYLYFLLGTTDFFLLAVMSLDRYLAICQXLHYETLMSGRVSSQFILAFWLAGFLWVLCPIILMANLPFYGPNGIDHFFCDSWPLLRLSCGDTRHLELVAFVLSMSMLLGSLALTLVSYACILATVSRAPTAAERKKAFSTCASHLTVVVIVYGSSIFLYIHMSDAQSKLLNKGASVLSCIVTPLLNPFIFSLRNEKVKHALSDVLRWHRAMAAEAVRVTSKRKY, encoded by the exons ATGAGTCCTGAAAACTAGACTCAGGTAACAGGGTTTGTTCTTCTGGGTTTCCCAAGAAGTCACATCCTACAGTTGCTGTTGGTCCTGGGGTTGATGGTGACCTACAGCGTAACGGCCACAGGCAACCTGCTTATTATTGGGCTCAGCTGGACCAGCCGACACCTGCACACACAGATGTACTTCTTCCTGAGCAACCTGTCCTTCCTGGAGCTGTTGCTCGTGTCTGTTGTGGTTCCCAAGATGCTCATCTTCATTCTCACAGGGGATCACTCCATCTCATTTGCCAGCTGCATCCTCCAGTCCTACCTCTACTTCCTCCTAGGCACCACCGACTTCTTCCTCTTAGCTGTCATGTCTCTGGATCGTTACTTGGCAATCTGCC GTCTCCACTATGAGACTCTGATGAGTGGTCGTGTCTCTTCCCAATTCATCCTGGCCTTCTGGCTAGCTGGCTTCCTCTGGGTCCTCTGTCCCATCATTCTCATGGCCAACCTACCTTTCTATGGCCCTAACGGTATCGACCACTTCTTCTGTGACAGCTGGCCTTTGCTGAGGCTCTCTTGTGGAGACACCCGCCACCTGGAGCTGGTGGCTTTCGTGCTCTCCATGTCCATGTTACTGGGCTCCCTGGCACTGACCTTGGTTTCCTATGCCTGCATTCTTGCCACTGTTTCCAGGGCCCCCACAGCTGCAGAGCGAAAGAAGGCATTCTCCACTTGTGCCTCACATCTGACTGTGGTTGTCATTGTCTACGGAAGCTCCATTTTTCTCTACATCCATATGTCAGACGCTCAGTCCAAGCTGCTCAACAAAGGTGCCTCAGTCCTGAGCTGTATCGTCACACCCCTCCTGAACCCATTCATCTTCAGTCTCCGCAATGAGAAGGTGAAGCATGCGCTGAGCGATGTGCTGAGGTGGCACAGAGCCATGGCTGCA GAGGCTGTGAGGGTCACAAGTAAAAGGAAGTATTAG